In one window of Helianthus annuus cultivar XRQ/B chromosome 17, HanXRQr2.0-SUNRISE, whole genome shotgun sequence DNA:
- the LOC110923676 gene encoding uncharacterized protein LOC110923676 — translation MVGVFSVSSARNLLSRFAVPFYPVDWVKWVPTKLNIFAWRGVQNRLATMTGLKKRGMLQGSALCKLCGEQDEDADHLFASCYVASILWQKVSSWCKIQQVFAFTMKDLLEFHKSSAIEVQKRDYVQTILLATCWGIWKARNENIFRGKRVNIDAIFGEMQANSFLWIRCRAKKRLLEWSKWARFEL, via the coding sequence ATGGTTGGTGTATTCTCGGTATCGTCGGCTCGAAATCTGTTATCAAGGTTTGCGGTCCCGTTTTATCCAGTTGATTGGGTCAAATGGGTCCCAACAAAACTGAATATCTTCGCGTGGCGCGGGGTTCAAAATCGCCTTGCGACAATGACCGGTCTTAAGAAACGGGGTATGCTTCAAGGATCGGCATTATGTAAGTTATGCGGCGAACAAGATGAGGATGCGGACCATCTTTTTGCTTCATGTTATGTGGCGTCGATACTCTGGCAGAAAGTGAGCTCGTGGTGCAAAATTCAGCAAGTTTTTGCTTTCACCATGAAAGACTTGCTGGAGTTTCATAAGAGCTCGGCGATCGAAGTGCAGAAAAGAGACTATGTTCAAACTATTTTACTTGCAACGTGTTGGGGAATATGGAAAGCAAGAAACGAAAACATCTTCAGGGGTAAACGTGTCAACATCGATGCAATTTTCGGGGAGATGCAAGCGAATAGTTTCTTATGGATAAGATGCAGGGCGAAAAAAAGGTTACTGGAATGGAGCAAGTGGGCGCGGTTCGAGCTATAG